ATCTTGTGCATGATattgtctctctctcccacacctgcTCCATGTGCCCCATACAGCCCGACAGCATGAACCTCATCCACAAAGGTCAGAGCACCATATTTGTGAGCTACATCACACAGCTCTTCTAGAGGGCAAATGGCACCTGAAAAACAAAATGGGATATTAATTAATTCCCAAGGCAAAGCAAGAACTTTGTGTTAGGACTACTTCatgcaaaaataacaattctgtcatcatttacttctcAAATTTGGTGATCTGGAGGGCTTCAATAATGGAAAATTTTCCACCTTGGATTAGATTTGTAACCTCCCCTGACTCACCATCCATAGAGTGCACGGTTTCAAAAGCCACAATTTTGGGGGTGAGTGGATCTGAACGACTCAGAAGTTCCTCCAAATGATTGGCATCATTGTGTCTGAAAATGTAACGTTTGGCTCCACTGTTCCTGATGCCCTGGATCATGGAGGCATGATTGCCCATGTCTGAGTAGATCTCGCAGCCTGTGCAGACAGGAGACATTTAAGGTACTTAAAACCTTGTAATAAAAAAAGCACTACTAACCACTAACTGCTTAATTAAAGACACTGTTAAATAGAACAATTCTAACATTCCCAAATACTGTATGTCTATGGTGAATCACAAAGACAACACACTTTTATAGGCTTAGATGGCCTCTCTTGTTTGAATGATTATGGATTGTAGTATGGATTGTCTTTCTATATTGAAAGGCACAGATAGGAGACAACCTGCagcatttaatttgatttaatttagttTCTATCATGACCCCTATGATCAGTATTACTGTAAACATTAATTCATCGTTCAAAGGTTGATCCATTTGTTGAATACCTGGGAGCATTTTTGCCAAGGTAAAGAGGGTGGAATCATTGGCCACAAAGCAGGAAGAGAAGACTAATGCTCCATCTTTCTGGTGTAGACTGGCCAGTTCACGCTCCAGGGCCACATGAAAGTTACTTGTCCCAGAAATATTCCGGGTACCACCTGCTCCTGCTCCATGTTTTTCCAAAGATTCTCTAGAAAACATTGTTAAACCCTGTGATTGGACAGCTAGTTTATTTCATCCCATCAGAACAAGTTTGAAAAGCTATGTATTAAAAAAGAGCAAATTATcagaaatagttttaaatgttaatctaaatgtatatgtttaatgAAATTGACAAACAATTAATTTCATTTCCTGTTCTATGTACTAACCGAATTGCCTTGACAACACGGGGATGTCGACTCATGCCCAGGTAATCATTACTGCACCATACAGACACCTGGGAGCCTGTGCGTCCTGGGACAGAATAGTCCTCAGCAAAGGGAAAAACCTCTGCAAAACGGTTCACCGTCTTAAAGACACGGTAGGTATGGTCATTCATCTTCTCCACAATCTTCTGAGTGAAAAAGTCATCGTAGTTGAAACTGGGCCTGGCTGTAATATTTAAAGAGCAAATGGGCAACCACCTTAGTCAGTAAGGAAGGAAGAATGAAGAAGCAAGgaaggaagcaaggaaaggaGGAAAGTCAATGAAAGAAGGAAGAAAAGGAAGGAAGATAGGGAAAAAGgaagggaaggaaggaaggaaggaaaaaataattgaaaaggaATAGGAAGGAAGAAAATAATTGAAAAGGAATAGGAAGGAAGGATGGGAGGAAGAAAAGTAAGCAGGGAAAGAAGGAAAAAGATAGAGGGCAGGAAGGAGGGAGGAAAGGagaagaaagaaggaaggaagggagtAAAGaagaggaaagaaggaaggaaagaaagaaggtaAAAGGATAGAAGGAAGAAAAGGAAGGGAGGAgtgaaaaaggaaggaaggaaggaaattaTGGATGATAAAAAATCTTCAAGGAAAATTTGTTGAACATACCAATGTTGTCCTGGAGAAGGTGTGTAGGACCGATAGAGTGATGACTTTGTAAGCCACTGAAGAGTGAGGTCATCACGCCTGGATAAAAGGAGgttgaatgtaaaaaaatctttaaacaaacaataaatgtatttttttagctCTTTTTCATACTACTTAACACTTAACTGCTGCACTTACAAACATTGGTGTTAACCTCATGCCATTGTCTAagtctttttaatatttttcagtAAATTACAAGCCCtgtacactcttaaaaataaaggtactTAAATGGTTCATTGTTGGGTATATGTATTTATGAAGAACCTTTAACATCTGTGGAACCTTCCCATTCCACAAAAGGTTCTTCATAGTGCCAAAATATAGTATTTTGGCACTATGGCATAGTGCCATAGTTCTTTAGACCATAAAAAGTTTATTCGCACTTAGTAATCTCACATAATGTGAATTATTATGCTGCGGTCCCATAAGTCCACCATATCATCTGTACCACCTCCAGGTGTAGACTCCAATCTCACTGTAACTCCCTACTGTGTGAGAGAGCATCCATGGCATGGTTGAGTTGACCGGGCAGGTAAACTACTCAAATGGTAAGAAGGTTTTCTTGAGCCTATATCAGCAGATTGTGAGCTACTTGAAGTGTTTTCCGTGGCCTTGTGCCCCCCTGATGATTGATGTAAAAAACTAAAATCCAAGACATGTTTGTCCCTAAGCACCATCTGAAAATGGAGAAGAGTGAGAAACACTGAAGTCAATTCCAGAAAGTTTATATGTACTGTGCACAAAGCCCTGCTCCAAGTGCCATTCACTCCTCTCCGGCGCCAGACTCCACCCCATCCGAGAGACTGGGAACCATCTTTATTACCTCCCACCGAGAAAGTGGAGGACCCAGTggaactctttttaggaggaacTGTTTCTGTGACCATGGAGCCAGGGCTTGAAAGCAACGCTGTGATTTTGACCCTTGTTTATTTGTCCCGCACTGGACACAGCTGCTTCTGAATGAGCCAGCGTTGGAATGGTATCAGCCATAGCAATCCCGGTGGCAccaatgctgctgctgctgtaagCTTCCCTAAGAGCCTCATTAATGTACTGCAGCGTTGAGTGATGCCCACTCGAAGATGATTCACCActgtcagaattttacatatcCTCTCTGGTGTGGGGGAGGCCAGCAAAGATAGTTGGGAGAGTTGAGTGTCAGACCTATAAAATGGGTCGACTGAGTTGGGACAAGCCTTGTCCCAATTCACTGTGAACCCCAAAGCTTTAATATGGTCCAGCAACTAGCGAGTTTGATCCATTTCCTGCTGTGGTGATGCTACACAGACAAGCCAATCATCCAGGTATGGCAAAACTCTCCTAATGTTCCTCTGTAGTGGTTCCAGTGCAGCCTGGACACACTTTGAAAACACGCTTGGTGTCAGAGAGAGGCGATGTGGTGTTCTGAATGGATACAAtttgagcgggagacaattgtacccgcatcatgatcgaattccatacaatgcccagataggtaattcccagagtgggagagagaaagctCTTTTTGACGTTGCGTCTCACACCCAGAAAAACCAGATGATcgaagacaatatccctgtgctgaactgccagttcttgagactgtgctagtatcagccagtcgtctatgtaattcagaatgccaGTGCTGCATcaatgcatttcgtgaatgtgcggggtgatagggctaggccgaatggaagaacctgatattggaaggcttcgcccccgaaagcaaacctcaggaacttcctgtgttatggcagaatttctatatgaaagtatgcatccatgagatcgatcgtgaccaaccaatcgtgatgttggatttgggacacgaccATCTTGCTAGTTAGCATCTTGAAGGCTCTGACTAAGCGAtacaagcctcaaagatctaagatcggacgcaacccctcACCCTTATTGGGAACCagaaagtatctgctgtaataacctgactctttctctggaaggggaacatgtccTATGGCCcttttgaccaagagattttgcagttctttccacagtagacatgcttgctccggtttcatgGTAGTGGGAAACCACGCCGTTATGAATGGGGATGTCGAGTGTTTccgcgtcctggactaaggcaggaagcaatggtacacccaacatttcgctggaagcctctGACTCCCAAAAcgccagaggcggcgggaatggagaggtttcatgggGGTATGGGGAGGGAAGAAGTGGATGATGTGCCCCGTcccaaggggggctacccccacaaggctgggcgcaagaccgtcagggttttttcctcttagaaattactgccctgaggtcttgctttgggggctgctgagggcagtttgtcagtcattctttttcttcttcttttttttctgctcACTGCCTAACCATTCTAACTCTAAAGAGACTAGACTAGAAAGTTCtaacagtcaagaagcacaacacacacagaatggtctgaagacaaaagatatgacgatgcacctgtgacacatctatttatagccctgctacaggtgcatccaattgatgtcaccaacagaggctataaattctagttgCCCAcatgacgtgttgcacacatattcacagctggtcacacctaaaactgttcccaaagcactaaatcagtgcagcatcaaagtgtagctttttgacaggatacaagtagtctcagagagtgattcgttcattttgtgttggccgcaCATGTGTATTGCGCAACCTCCGTTCGTTTATTAAGTGAAAACCGCATCTAGGCGCTGTATAGGAAAcaaaaattattagttcacctctccAGTCTTCTggtccgagtcgttcgttcttttgtcaagTGACAGGCATATACACTATGCATtactcacacaggaaacagaaattattagttcacctctccAGTCTTCTggtccgagtcgttcgttcttttgtcaagTGACAGGCATATACACTATGCATtactcacacaggaaacagaaattattagttcacctctcgagtcttctggtctgagtcgttcgttcttttgtcatgtgAGCGTATACAGTTGTCACGTGACGAAAGAGCAAAGAATTTGGAAAAGAAGATTCactccagaggtgaactaatcatttgttcataatttgtccttggctgcattgtatttttttccttattgggattataatcaaagtttgcataAATAGACATGTTGGGGTGGATTTGACTATtgaaaaagtaacattttaatttaattctgctcaaatgaacaaaatgacttgaagattcgttcattttgctgaacgagactcaaagatccaaatCAGTAAAATTATCAGATTTTCCCATCACTAGAAGAGATTGAGCTGGCGGGGGGTTCAGGGGTTTTTATAGCTAAAGACACATCATGCGTCACGGTGTGACAACTTTCTAATTGTATTCTCGGTCAAAGAGCAAGCGCTAGAGTTTTCAACTAGTGCATACAGTATGGAATGAAAGGAAATAGAACCAGTTTAACATATAATGTTAGCATAGGATGACATTAATATAATTTAAGAAATTCACAACTTTAAGCTTTTTGTTGTTTTCAGCCAGGGCAGTACTGAACATGTTATGTCATTGAACTCTCCAGTACAGCTGAAATATTTCTGATGAGGGAGGACCCACAGCTTAAGCCTCCtactaaaataaaatgcaaaaacgaATTAATTCAGGCCCTATGTACTACCTCAGCCAGATAACAATGCAAGTCTACAATTTTGATAACATTTCTCTACCTTTTTTTGCTCATTGTTATACCTCTACAATAACACCACTGATGTAtgagtagaatttttttttcctaAATGATTTCTGCttcattattatttagtttttccaAGGATGTTATAGGTTGCCAGGAAGAAAGATAGGTACTCTAAGTTGGCTGTAAACGAGCTTAAAAAAATGATGAAATATGTAAATTTCCACTGCATGGTAGGATAagtgtaaaatattttgttactTCTATCTTTACCACACTTTCCAGTATTCACAGATCAGCTGCAAGATTTAATAACTGAATAAACTACTGAAGATATGCTTGTATTTCTGCAAGGTTTCAGACGATGTTGATGGTAAAGATAAGCAGGCGGAGTTAAGGAagcttgttgcatttgtaaacatacaacaAAGTAGGTGTTTTGTCAGTTTACTTGCCACTGTTGACAATCTTTGTAAGTTGTCTTGGTTTTTAAAAGACACACTTACATTTTTAAGGTTTAAGATGTTTATTGACATGGTATTGTGCTCCACCAGACTAAGTTATGATAAAACAAGAAGATATTTTGCCATACTTTTCTAGGGCACATACGAAGCTTtcaaattaaagataaattgtGAAAATTGCAGTACAAAGGGCTTGTAACTGCTGCATGATACACTGCTCAGACAAACAAAAGAGCTATTCGGCAAAAAACGAGTTACACAGTGGTGGCAAAAAGAGACATACAGACAATACGGCTCTATAAAAAAACAGCTAAACAGCATCTGCCTCTTAAGCAATATATAAACACTTCTTGTTAGCACTGCTGGCAAAAAGTCACAAAAACATATTATGTTCATTTGAAGTACCATTTTTGTGGTGTACTGCACATTTCTTCGTTGATCAATAAAGTTATTTAGTCTTTCGATAGTTAATTAAGAATTTCAATATTTTgtctattgttatttatttaaattttttaatttgtaaacaaTATTTCCACACTCACAGTATACCTATCCACATTCCAACCAGCACTGACACACTCATCAAAACATTCATGCAATGAGccagctttatttttttttttgtttacctgtGGTGCTTTGATTTTCTGTTTGATCTATTGGCTGTACATCCTCCTGCACTTGTGGACTGGCTTTAACTAGTCCAATCTTAGAGGAAACAAATGGACAGCTCTGCGACATTGAGATCGCCACCTGAGTGGCTGTCGTGGCCAGCTGTCGCTTTGGCTCCTTATAAGGGAGCACTGAAAAGAATAAGCACCCAAATGTAAGCAACTGTATATTTCTAAGATACAGTTAACATACAACTGTTAATTTGGAAAACTTAATGCCAAAAAATGGAATTTAATTTACTCTATATGGCTGATAAACCTCACAATTAAATAGTTTAAAACAAATGAGTGTCACTTTGGCATTATCATTTAGACAAAGTAGAACTACATTTTGAAAGCACACCACTTACCATTTTCCTTCGAGGACTGAGCGGCTTTTACAGAGATCTGCCGTACAATGATCGGGCATCGGTGTGCCAAGCCAAGGTAAGCTGCCACATTCCTCAAAGAAGGGCCCGGAGTGGACTTCAGGAATGGACAGTGATGTAGAAAAGCAGACATGATTTTAACAGCTGTAAAGAATGACAAAATGGTGATTAGTAGCAAATTATGTCTAATGTCTTATGTGCACAATCAAAATTATATACCGTAGGCCTATAggccttaaaaaaataaaataaataaaaagctttttagGGTGTAATAAGAATTTACTTAGATTGTTAAGAAGTCCAACTACACTAAGTATAATATTGGCCACAGTTACATAATATAAACATGTCAGTCCCTTCAAGACCCTATCAAATGACGCTTCTCCAAACTTCATTGGAGCGCTGGGCGCGTCCAGCACCCGGGCGCGGCCCAATCGATAGCTCGCTTTATCTAGAGCGCGCAGACGCTCGTCATACGCACTGATGAAAGCTCGATTAAGCTTACCGAGAAGTATAAACCCATTAAACAGAAAGCATATTTAAAATAGTCAACAAATAGCCTAAATGTGTCGAGTTGTGTTGTTAATGTATGAAAGGTAAATTAAAACTtactacatacatttacatttatataaaatatatatatatagcctatatataatgtgtgtgtggtggtggtggtggtggtggtggggggggcatatttaagtggtttacaaggacttttcTTAGGTTATAAACAGGTAATTAAGGGTGTTATGCGGACATTCAAATAGCTTACAAAACAtactaaaatatatgtttttgtttttgtttttttttttatgtaaaaatgcagaaagttttttgtgagggttagttttagggaATATAATAAATAGTTCGTACAGTAAACAAATCatgatgtctatggagagtcctcataaggatagccgcaacaacttgtgtgtctgtgtgtgtgccattTTTCAATTGAAATAAAAACCAACAAACAACAAAGCACCGTTAACCTATACCTAGGCTATACATATTTTAGAGGTCTAGTTGTGGTTTCAAGATAAAACATGTGGTTTCCCTGTCGATTATTCCTGTGGTCTGAGGTTACATTCACATAACCCTAAACGATCAGATAAGACACTTTGTATATAAATTAAGCAAACAAGTTTGCCAACTGTAGATCATCGACTTTTAAGCAGCACTTTGTGGTTACTGATGTATCCATATAGGACTAAATGCCGAGATACTTTTTAAGTCTAATTTTAATTTTACAAGTGTTTGTATGTAAATATTCAATCTAAGATTTATATTATACGCACACATAATTGTTCGATACAATGGTTCAAATTTTAAATATGACCTTAAAATTCAAATATTAGGCCTACCTGTTGACCTGCACTGAGGACGAACTTCTGAACAGCACGCGACGCTCACGCGAGGGAATTGAGCCCCTCATTCTGTTCACACCCTGATACTGTGAATTTTGCGCGACAGAAGGGACGTAATCAGACACAACACACAAGACATATCAGTCACTTATTACCGAGAGCATATTTGACCTAGACTGTTTATTTTACTTGAATGTAGACACTATAATTTTGTTATGATTAGTAAGAATGATTCGTTCATGCAGTCTTTCAGCTTGTGGACTGTGTTCATGAATTACTAAACATTGTTGTACAATTTTATCCTAGTAAAATCATATGATAAATTCGTTTCCCTTACTGTGTTGTCATGTTTAATAATGATGAGACACAAGAAGTCAAAAGTCTACTGGTTATATGTGCAAGTCTGGTGAAGCCCTATATATAGCAAATATGGACAGTAAATTGTTAATGGCCTCTGAAACTGGTATATCAGTAGAGGAATTTAATAATTACAAACACTGGCTACCTTTATATACACACTGATATAATAGCAATGCCAAGATTCAAGTTCCAGCATTCTATTCATGGCCATAAAAACTGCTCCAAAGCAACAGTTTACATTTTAGTTATGGTCacacaataaattattaaaaaaaaaaaagtcacacataaataaacatgaacatacaatgtataatataaaacctcactggtgtttctatgacacagTAGATACATCTTGTAAATCTGTTATTTTCCTTAGCAGATGCTAATTCATGTTATTTGGACAGATGCTGTTTTAGACATAGGCACTTTGACTTTTAATTTAAAGCTCTAGGaactttaaacacaattaaatataCTGCTTTACAATATGCCATTTATAATCTTCAGACAAGAGAAATCTCAGTTCAACTACACAAATATGTTAGCATTGCCAGGTTTATCATGACATGGTTAATAAAGGACATGATATCAAACTGCACGTTGGGTAAATTTTCACAACCAAAACATAAAATGCTTTCCCAAATTACTACATTTAAATGAAGCCAGGTGCATGATGCTGTATTTTTGTGAAACTCAGTCCTAAAAATATGATCtcacacataaaaataaacagttttaatgTATTAACTTTATGATCCCTTATTATTATTGTAGAAATCAGCCTTACATAATGACAAGTTTATCTGTACATCCAGTATGCTTTTTTAAAGAAGCttacatttaaatgcacaatcaatGATTTTAACAAATCAAATACATCAACCAAAGGCTGCTCTAAAACAagagtgaaaaaataaaataatatatatatatatatatatatatatatatatatatatatatatatatatatatatatatcatgattttttatatatatataaattgtgtgcGTACTAAAATCTTTAAACCTTTAAATTGAACCTAACCCATCAATGACTGACTGAATGTTGTGACAGTAGAGCTCTTCGTGTATGGATGTGTAA
This window of the Xyrauchen texanus isolate HMW12.3.18 chromosome 27, RBS_HiC_50CHRs, whole genome shotgun sequence genome carries:
- the alas2 gene encoding 5-aminolevulinate synthase, erythroid-specific, mitochondrial: MSAFLHHCPFLKSTPGPSLRNVAAYLGLAHRCPIIVRQISVKAAQSSKENVLPYKEPKRQLATTATQVAISMSQSCPFVSSKIGLVKASPQVQEDVQPIDQTENQSTTGVMTSLFSGLQSHHSIGPTHLLQDNIARPSFNYDDFFTQKIVEKMNDHTYRVFKTVNRFAEVFPFAEDYSVPGRTGSQVSVWCSNDYLGMSRHPRVVKAIRESLEKHGAGAGGTRNISGTSNFHVALERELASLHQKDGALVFSSCFVANDSTLFTLAKMLPGCEIYSDMGNHASMIQGIRNSGAKRYIFRHNDANHLEELLSRSDPLTPKIVAFETVHSMDGAICPLEELCDVAHKYGALTFVDEVHAVGLYGAHGAGVGERDNIMHKIDIVSGTLGKAFGCVGGYIASTAALVDTVRSYAAGFIFTTSLPPMVLAGALESVRVLKSPEGQALRRAHQRNVKHMRQLLLDAGLPVVNCPSHIIPIQVGNAAKNSEVCDILLERHNIYMQAINYPTVPRGEELLRLAPSPFHNPIMMNYFVEKLLDVWQEVGLPLNGPAMASCTFCDRPLHFDLMSEWEKSYFGNMEPRYITVAA